Proteins from a genomic interval of Colletotrichum higginsianum IMI 349063 chromosome 6, whole genome shotgun sequence:
- a CDS encoding Primase zinc finger → MKTQHIALPSLQAASVAFFAARGAEARRVFCANANNEVVADVNCDGSQPAGAFFRIGSDVEVPSVGSAIDPATQKYDAADVIGRQNARFPPPEFISGGFGKRQLCESDDAKKKKKQPGPVAGGGSRSGGGRSGGRKSGGRSGGGRSGG, encoded by the coding sequence AGGCCGCGtccgtcgccttcttcgccgcgcgcggcgccgaggccaggAGGGTCTTCTGCGCCAACGCGAACAacgaggtcgtcgccgacgtcaaCTGCGACGGCTCGCAGCCCGCCGGGGCCTTCTTCCGGATCGGCAGCGACGTCGAGGTGCCGTCCGTCGGCAGCGCCATCGACCCGGCGACGCAGAAGTACGACGCCGCGGACGTGATCGGCCGCCAGAACGCCCGGTTCCCGCCGCCCGAGTTCATCTCCGGCGGGTTCGGGAAGCGGCAGCTGTGCGAGAGcgacgacgccaagaagaagaaaaaacagcccggccccgtcgccggcggcggcagtaggtcgggcggcggcaggtcGGGCGGCAGAAAGTCGGGCGGCAGGTCAGGCGGCGGCAGGTCAGGCGGTTGA
- a CDS encoding Branched-chain-amino-acid aminotransferase, translating into MAPGTISPGLHHGNQDVDLTSSAIEHKLDAIPNGKATNGSANGSKSVYQELDASKLTYTRTQNPRQVPDLASANAGSETIATDHMIAATWKAGAGWSTPELKPYGPISLMPTASVLHYATECFEGLKVFRGFDGALRLFRPDRNCERMLMSSTRIALPGFPPAELEKLIIALMAVDGPKWLPRDRPGSFLYLRPTMIGTQPQLGVQAPSEAMLYIICTFMPVMDSPAGGMKLHTSPEDMVRAWVGGFGYAKVGANYGPSLLATVEARNRGFGQILWLYGKEQYCTEAGASNFFVVWKNKETGKTELITAPLDDRLILDGVTRRSVLQLARERLGDDVDIVERRYTIDEVIEAHDEGRIVESFAAGTAFFICPISLIHHRGKDVNMGMGSDGQGGEYTLKIKQWIRDIMYGGEQHEWGVVVQEEQ; encoded by the exons ATGGCTCCCGGCACAATCTCTCCCGGCCTCCACCATGGCAACCAGGATGTCGACCtgacctcctccgccatcgaGCACAAGCTCGACGCCATCCCCAATGGCAAGGCCACCAACGGTTCCGCCAACGGCAGCAAGTCCGTTTACCAGGAACTTGACGCCTCCAAGCTCACCTACACCCGCACCCAGAACCCCCGCCAAGTGCCCGACCTGGCcagcgccaacgccggctcCGAGACCATCGCCACCGATCACATGATCGCCGCAACCTGgaaggccggcgccggctggTCCACCCCCGAGCTCAAGCCCTATGGCCCCATTTCCCTCATGCCCACCGCCTCCGTCCTGCACTACGCCACCGAGTGCTTCGAGGGTCTCAAGGTCTTCCGCGGCTTCGACGGCGCCCTTCGCCTCTTCCGCCCCGACCGCAACTGTGAGCGCATGCTCATGTCCTCCACCCGCATCGCCCTGCCCGGCTTCCCtcccgccgagctcgagaagctcatcatcgccctcaTGGCCGTCGATGGCCCCAAGTGGCTTCCCCGCGACCGCCCCGGCTCCTTCCTCTACCTTCGTCCCACCATGATCGGAACCCAGCCCCAGCTCGGCGTCCAGGCCCCCTCCGAGGCCATGCTCTACATCATCTGCACTTTCATGCCCGTCATGGACTCCCCCGCTGGCGGCATGAAGCTCCACACGAGCCCCGAGGATATGGTCCGCGCCTGGGTTGGTGGTTTCGGCTACGCCAAGGTCGGTGCCAACTACGGCCCCTCCCTGCTCGCCACCGTTGAGGCCCGCAACCGCGGTTTCGGCCAGATCCTCTGGCTGTACGGAAAGGAGCAGTACTgcaccgaggccggcgccagcAACTTCTTCGTCGTGTGGAAGAACAAGGAGACCGGCAAGACGGAGCTCATCACCGCTCCCCTTGACGACCGGTTGATCCTGGACGGCGTCACCAGACGCAGCGTTCTGCAGCTCGCCCGCgagcgtctcggcgacgacgtcgacatcgtTGAGCGGAGGTACACCATTGACGAGGTCATTGAGGCCCACGACGAGGGTCGCATTGTCGAGTCCTTCGCGGCCGGTACTGCT TTCTTCATCTGCCCCATCTCCCTCATTCACCACCGCGGCAAGGATGTCAACATGGGCATGGGCAgcgacggccagggcggcgagTACACGCTCAAGATCAAGCAGTGGATCAGGGACATCATGTACGGCGGTGAGCAGCACGAGTGGggggtcgtcgtccaggaGGAGCAGTAG